The genomic stretch aaacacacacacacaaaaaaaaaacaaaaaacagttgcATGATGACAAAGCTGGTGGCCAGTGGATTTGTTTCGTCTCATGGAAAAGATGTTCATAAACTGGTATTCATAAACTTAATCACTGAAAACACCAGAGGGATTATGCATTTAATGGAATCCTATTGCAGGTGCTTGCTAAATATTCAGTTtgttttaagagagagagagagagagagagactttgcTTTCAAGGTCTTTCCATTTAGCGTAAAAAGATAGACATTGcataagaaacaatttaaaaaaaacagaaaaaaaagcttatttttctttactcagtAACAATGTGAATACAGTGATTGTGTATTATGCATCATTTTAAGTTCAGTGTGTTTTAAGGAGTACTACTGTAAACTCTCAAGCAAAGTTCTATAAAACTTTATAGTATGAAATTAGTATGTTAAGGTAAGTTTGTCGGAAGCTTGGCACAGTATCTTATAAACCTAACCTAAAATTTCTACCAAGAAAAAGCCCTGCATACTTCTGTATTTTAGAGTCAGACCAATGAATGTTCATTTCTTTAGCCCCCGCAGTATGCCTTATTCTCAATTTCATCACGTTGTTTTCCACATGGTGGAATACATTCTTGTATCATTCAAGATTCACAGGTGCTACATCTGTGTGAAGCCTGACAGCCCTACTAGGCAGTTGGATGATCTTTCTGCTGCTCCCACATTATCCTATTACATTATTTAACAAGGAATTACTTCCCATCCATTGCAGATCTTACCGCTAGACCAGGAACTCTGCAGGGGAACAAAAATTGCCTTATTTTTATCTAGTTCATCTTTTGGTCAACAATACCAAACACAGTGTCTAGCAAAGAGTAGAAATTAAATGTTGGGATAATTgttaaatgctataaaataactgaggttttttttaaactcagaaatTGAGAGATGGatttgaaatatgaaagaaaagttgctgtttgaagcaaaaatataaggggaaagaggaggaggagaaagaggagcatATAAGTACTGTAATTCTAAGTTAGGGTGCCATTATCATCAAATGAAAGTACAGGTCAcccagttaaatgtgaatttcacatTAAACAATGAATCTATTTTTActataagtatatcccaaatattgcataCTTATAGAATATACTTAgactaaacaaaaaaatgttatctctaatttaaatttaaccCATATCCTTACTGACTATTCTAATCTTTTTAACGTGtaactttttaaactataatattatctctttaaaatgcaaatgagagCTCTGAATGCTCCTTCATAAAAATCCCTATGCACACAGAATCGTGCAGGTACTTGATGTTAGTAACTTAATTCTTAACAGTGGATGTGTGAGAGAAggaatgaataattattttggaGGCTACAAGGCTGAAAGTAATGGAAATATAAGTGTAGTTTTACATTTCAAGGTTGGGGTAAACTTAGAAGTGATCAAATCTAAACCACTAattttgtaaagtgaaaaaattagaaatatcaaCTAGGATATAGAGTTTAATTGTTAAAGTAGGATAGAGAGGGGAATTAAATTGGTTACAAGGCTACACTGACTAATATAACTTATCATCAAATaattgtatgtataatatattatgtatattaaatattagtatatgtataattatatacagAATTAAATTGTAATAGAGTAtcattattatatgtatattgaaatacaaaggcccgtatatttttataacaaagaGTAATTTATCATTTACTAACATTTTTACACTAATTGAAGAAAAATAGTGAAtatgttattttacttattagTTCTTAAAACAGTAACTAAATTGTCAACTGATGTCTTCTTAGTTCACTGCAAATGACCActgacattttctgtctcttcacTGCTTATGCAACAATGGAATCAGCTATGTTACTTTAGTTTTCATACTTGAAATTACTGAATCTAAGAATGCCAGTGCACTTTGAAGTCTTAGCATTCATTAAAAACATCAACCCTCAGActttgatttcaaattttaaaaattaaatatgggaTATTTAACATTCTTTTGTAAATGTGATGCATGGATATCTGGTACTGATATCTAGCTAGGTATTGGTCACGTAACCTACTTGTATCCAAATAGATTAATTACTAAGTCTGCTTAAAATCAACACAATAGTGATCAAATAAAACCTGGAAGAAAgctttctttctctgactcaGAAAACATGggaattaatcaaatatttatcacATAGACATTGTATACCTATCTCATATTAAAGTGTATGTttgtatcttaaaataattaaaaatatttaaatgcaatcAAATCCTGTGGGTTAGGACAATTTCTGCCCATTTGAAACATTCTCTCCCTTCTGAGAATTACTCCCTAGTGATTatgggatttatttttccattaaaaagttaGGAACTTTTGTGGCATTTAAAGCAATAGAAGACATGGTACTGACTCTCCAGAAGCTTCCTGTAAAGAATTGAATTGGTGGTTGGATGTTTGATAATTTCAGAATGGCTATAATTCTCTTCTGCTGGTTAATTGGAGACAGTTTTCAATCTTCCAGAGGGAGTTAACACTTTTCTTAATATTATTCAAAGTATTAAATATTCACccaataattaaatattaaatgtccacgtgtagttaaaattttaaaatctacttttactttattgtaattagtttttaaatgtctttgaagTAAGAAAAGCAGCAAATGGTTAACTCTGACATACGTATATGCTGCTAAAAGTTAAGTGGACAGAGATACATCCGTTTGCTTTGGCAACATGCACGTCATTTATGATCTATACTAGTGGGTTCAATACAGTGGAGGCGGCAGAATTAAGATTAGATTAGCTGGTGAAGTGAATGAGAGGTGAGGAAATAGGGACAACCAGTGTAGACACCTCTTATTTAGGTCCTCCTGTCTCTACCCTAACTCTGCGTTCGTGACAAGCTTTCTTTGCTATGGATGCAGGGAGCAATCAAATTACTACACTGTCATGCTCAGGTtctgacatttattgaaatatcatTTTACCTTCATAAGAATATtgcaaacacattaaaaatctAAATGGTAATATTACAGAATCATAATCATGTCCTTGCACATTTAGCATGAGTCTGTTAACCGGAAGTTCGTCTTCATGACATTTGACCTCTTTGAGATAATTCCTTATAACTCTGATTGAATAAGTTTTAATgctttcttcatgttttctatcactgaaataaaagtaaatagacATTAGTCTGTTAGTAAATGAAAGTATCAAATATTATAATCTTTTAATCCCTGAATCTAAAATTGGCCCACTTAATAGCTGTGAAAACATGGGAATTTATCTACAACATTAAGGTGTACATGTAAATTTAGGGATTAGAGCATTCAGAGCTGGTTAATCAACTTTCTTTATGGTAAACAATTTTATCAGAGAGACTTTCAGGGaggttctatttttttaactgaacatTTTGTATTTGTACCACTGGATCTGAAACGAATAGTTATTAAATATAGTTGACAGTGAGTGCTGTAAAAATTAAAACCCCAAGTCAGACTGTATCTCCTTGcttatgaaagagagaaaaaaatacttaattatTAACACTTTGAAGAAATCACATGTGATCTTTATACCCATAGAATGGATTGGCTCTCTTAAGGTTTGTTTAATTTTAGTGTATACTCTATTTTTTTTGGTGGTCTCCAAATTTAGTGATCATAAGAACGGTTGGACATCCCTGTTAAAAAACAGATTCTGAGGtgccccagaaattctgattttggTGGGAGCTAAGGGTTTGCATTTTaaacactccccccccccccccccccccgtgaatCTGATTTGTGGATAGCACCATTGGTGGGGATTTGACCCCTGGTAGAAGGACTGACCCCTCTAACAGTCAAATGTCAGCTAGTATCACTGTTCAAGATAATTTCTGAATACTTACATATTGGTAAATCCTGAGGTTCGTATGTATATAATCTATTAGAGTATCTTCCCATTATATCAGCTCTGACTGTTAAAGAAGGATCTGCCAAGAAAAAATAAGTCTCtaatatattacttaaaatgttcttaaaatcATTCTTGCCTCTTACTCTAAAACAAATGTGAAGCAAATTTATAAGCAAAATCAGTTTCAGACATGTGAGTTCATAATGAATTAACCTGAATTCTCATTTTAGTGTGTCATAGCTCTCTGTCAGTACAGTTTGGGGGACTGTACTGAAATTACATTGAGATATTGATTTAATAACATCAGttagtttaaaaacatatttacaaatttacaTGTAATAGATATGGTGAATTTTGGTTGTAGAATTAGCAAGAGCTGTTATTGACTGGGTTGGcaatgtcttccttttttaaaaaatagtatttaaactagcatttaaaaataaatgaatgcaagaATATTAGTGATTTTGTAAATCTGAATATAAAGAGATAACACACATACCCACAAACATGATTCTAGGCACATATTGTCCATCAGGTGATAAATTTTTATCTGTGGTCTCATGCtagcaagagaagaaaacaattaaacGTTATTGGATTGGATTGTTTTTGACagttgattttgaaaataatttatatgaatgAAGTTtacagtaaattaaatattttggccTTTTATAATTCTATATAATATTCTATATCCACCAATACTTTATAGctctttttgtcttaaaaatagaaaaataaggggATTCAAATTTTCCATTGAATTGTGATATTACGAAAACACTGTAGAGGTCATATACCATGAGATTCAGCATGATGAAATTATTCTGAGccatttcttgtatttctttattttgggcAAACACTTTTTTTAGTGCTGTGGGGAAAAACATAATGAACACCAGTCAGTTTTGAGGATAAAGACACCTTCAATAGAACATAGCAAAATAAAACTAGTATTTGTTCGCATCTATAACTggaatgtaaatatttcattggCCCATTGTCACTTTGTCTCTCATTGGGAAACAGTGAAGGTCAGAGTCTGTCCATGAAAACATCGGGGGATAATCACATTAATGGAGCCACCAGTTAATTTCATGTAACTCATTGACTCATTGGTTATAACAACATCTTCTTTCAGCAAGtttcctctcccctttttattttcttgatgggaggaagagggaaaaacaattctaaagggcatgtaatataaatatattcagtgTATTGCTAACAATTATTGTAATCTTTAAGCACCTTAGTGAAATGGTTGTATGGtagtggtctttttttttttttttttcgaatgGGATTTTCTGAATGCTGCCTTATCTATTCTTACCAGGTCACTTTTTCTATTTCATACTGGAAATACAATAAGATCTCAGGAGCTAAAATTACCTTGGCAATATTGACAGTCTTCCAAGTGATGAATAACCATCAATGGCTTGTTACTAAACAGAGAGAGTGTGGAATTAAGTCAAGTGATTAAGTCTGAGTCAAAATGTACAGTGAAATTAGATTTaaactttttgtattttcagtgAGACTTAAAGTACAAATCTGACTGACAAATCATAGCAATGTAGTCCGTAGTAGTGTTACTGAAAACATAACCCGAGATGCGCCGAGAACTTGGCGCATCACCAGGTAGCACATTAGAAATAGAATTCTCAGCCTCCATCCCAGGCCCACCCAATCAGAATCTCTATGGGTGGAGTCCAGGACTCTGTAGCTTAACAAGCTCACCAGGTCATTCCTATGTACACTATAGTACAGTTAAATAAAAGTCTATCCTTTCTCCAGAGATGAAACAATATTATGAACGAGGTATTAATTTCCAGCGAACATCTGGTATAAGATgtcagggttgttttttttctttttggttttcacCAAAAGGCTATTAATAGTTGACTGTTTTCACATCCTTTCATTCTTGTAACAACTCACAACATACAGTCTCAGTGAGAGTTCTTTCTCTGtacatttttcagtttcactttgatttttaaactcTCTGAAAAAAGCTTTTATGGTAGCTAATTGACTTCCCTCCTCATtaggataagagaaaaaaattagtgtaTTTAACTATAGTGAAGGATAAAGGAGTTATGATTTGGGTATACaggatgtgttttttttaaagtttaattttgagACGATGCTCAGTACAAAAAGAGATAGACTCCAATGTATATGTATTAAgcataaatcttttaaaatcaacaGAGGTAATCATATGAAATACTAtaaccctatttttttttttactctggtctcaaaagtattaaataacaaacttggaatttttattaattttatttaatcctcaaacttGAAATATAAGTAAATTTTAGGTAAGAATAAATCCTACAACTCACCTTTTAAGATTTATGACATAGAGGTAAAGATAGCATCTGCCAACAGCTTCAAACTCATTGGTGAAAAAGCAGTCGAGAAATCCAATGAGTGAAATATCATTCCtaattttttagaaaactaaagctaataatatttattgacatttttagaggCAAGTGTAGAACTCAGTCTGCCTAACCATCAGGTAGTAAACTTTATACTAGATAACTCTTCTCTGTTCGAACTTAGATAGGTAGAGGTGTCCTGAGACAGAACAGTTAAGCGGCATGAGTCATTCTGATCCTGAACACCCACCCAACAGCTGGAAACAAGGACAGCTATGTGTAGGGAAAGACACTGATGTAATTTGTGGAAAACTAATTTCAACATCAGATTCCTGGGCAATTGGAGTCCAAGGGAAATTTGATCAAGACTACAGAAATCTGTCTTAACAGTTTAGCTGCAAATAGGTTGTTCAGGTATTCAAACCAAGGCACTATTTCATTTCAGGGAAAGCAGAGAAGTATTTCTGGAAGACAGTAAAGTAGGGATAGCCTAAAAAAGGGCTCAAAACTTTTTCAGCAAAGaggtaaatagtaaatatttgaggttTTGCAAGCTATGTGGTCTCattcacaactattcaactcagCCATTATTGCAAAACAGCCATGGACAATATGTAAcaaaatgagtgtggctgtgttacAGTAAAAGTTAATTTATGGATactgaaattagaatttcatGTAACTTTCATATGTCcaaaatactgtgtttttttttgaattaaaaaaaaattaatctagaaATCATCCTTAGGTTACAGACCAAATAAAAACAGGTGGCCCCTGGTGTAAAATCTCATGAACTAGCCCACCAGATTGTGAGAAACTTGAGTTGAGAGAAAGTAAAAATTTGTGGTAGCTGTACTTCAGCATCATTTGGtaaaaaaacatcttttaaaattctacatttttttccttttaaaataggtTACAAATTCAAATGGTTTAAaatctaaaagttaaaaatttttcctCCTGCTACTGCCTTCCAAAAGTAAGCAGTGTTACCATTTCTTATGTTTCCTTCCAGAGATTTTTCAGGTCATATTCCcaaatatgta from Rhinolophus sinicus isolate RSC01 linkage group LG09, ASM3656204v1, whole genome shotgun sequence encodes the following:
- the AGR3 gene encoding anterior gradient protein 3, translated to MMLHSASALCLLLVAVSSNLSITIKKEKRPPQTLARGWGDDITWVQTYEEGLFHIQKSNKPLMVIHHLEDCQYCQALKKVFAQNKEIQEMAQNNFIMLNLMHETTDKNLSPDGQYVPRIMFVDPSLTVRADIMGRYSNRLYTYEPQDLPILIENMKKALKLIQSEL